In Merismopedia glauca CCAP 1448/3, a single genomic region encodes these proteins:
- a CDS encoding LysR family transcriptional regulator — MIKNATMHQLRVFEVVARHCSYTRAAEELFLTQPTVSMQMKQLTQAVGLPLFEQIGKRLYLTDAGQKLYTTCKDIFDRLSQFEMDIADMKGMKQGQLKLSTVTTTKYFLPRILGPFCDRYPGIDVSLKFTNHEGIQQYLHENSSDLYILSQVPENLDVVSYKVIENPLVVLAPYNHPLTKERQIPIARIAEEPFIMRESGSGTRQVVQKLFDRHDLKLKVRLELSSNEAIKQAIVGGLGLSILSRHTLALEGMTKPLAVLDVAGFPIQNYWYVIYPSGKQLSVVGRTFLNYLQQEGEQITEASAFFN; from the coding sequence ATGATTAAAAACGCCACTATGCATCAACTGCGGGTTTTTGAAGTTGTGGCTCGCCATTGCAGCTACACTAGGGCTGCGGAAGAATTATTTCTAACTCAACCGACAGTCTCTATGCAAATGAAGCAACTTACCCAGGCTGTTGGTTTACCACTGTTTGAACAAATTGGTAAGCGCCTCTATCTCACTGATGCCGGACAAAAACTCTACACTACCTGTAAAGATATTTTTGATCGCTTGTCTCAGTTTGAAATGGATATCGCCGATATGAAAGGGATGAAGCAGGGACAATTGAAGTTATCTACAGTGACTACCACTAAATACTTTCTCCCTCGGATTTTAGGACCATTTTGCGATCGCTACCCAGGAATTGATGTCTCGTTAAAGTTTACTAATCACGAAGGGATTCAACAATATCTCCATGAGAATTCCAGCGACTTATATATCCTTAGCCAAGTCCCAGAAAATCTAGATGTAGTCTCTTACAAAGTGATTGAAAACCCTTTGGTAGTTTTGGCTCCCTATAATCACCCGCTAACTAAGGAAAGGCAAATCCCTATAGCAAGAATCGCAGAAGAACCTTTTATTATGAGGGAATCTGGCTCAGGTACGCGCCAAGTAGTCCAAAAGCTCTTCGATCGCCACGACTTGAAGTTGAAAGTCCGGTTGGAACTCAGTAGTAACGAAGCAATTAAGCAAGCTATTGTGGGAGGCTTGGGTTTATCTATCTTGTCTCGCCATACCCTAGCTCTCGAAGGTATGACTAAACCCTTAGCTGTATTGGATGTTGCGGGTTTTCCCATCCAAAACTATTGGTATGTCATTTACCCTAGTGGTAAACAACTATCAGTTGTGGGGCGCACTTTCCTTAATTATTTACAGCAAGAGGGAGAGCAAATTACTGAAGCGTCTGCTTTCTTTAACTAG